acactacaaaagatgcataacaaattatgcaaccatattttggtttatgcatccacTAGTTAAGttatgcataacatattatgcagacACTACAAAAGATGGATAATAATAACATATCAAATGAAAAAATCTATTTGCCGTTCCTAGGGGGACCTTTTATATCTCATTACTGTCATGGTTGGGATCGTTTGGATTAACCGTATCGTCATCTCTTAATTCAAGTGTGCCTCCCTATGTTCTCTTTCCACCTGATCCCCTGCAAcgacaacacaacacaacacaacattgGGTCTTAAAACGacatattaaaaaaatatgaaataaaaaagaCAATCAAAGGCATGAGCAGTAACTGTTAGTGTGTCACTACCAGCCACCATTATAGTCAGCAAGAAAAAATTCAGTTCTCAATCTGCACTCAACCTTGAACTTAACAACTGCACTAAACTAAAAATTTGCATTTGTTGTACGTGATAATAACAGAGGTCCCTCAAATCTCCTTACGGTCTAACAACATAAACTAGTTATCGAAAATGTTTTAAGCATTATAAACAAATATACAAGCAATGGCATGGAAAAATAGACAGTACCTTGAAGCCTGTCAGTTCGCAATAAATAATGCAATAATAAACAAAAATGAGATAGGAATTTGGACGAAACAATACCACCTTTTCATTTCTGTCTTCCGAAGCACTTTCTGCGACCGAATCAAATAATTCCAAATTAGACCATCTCACTCCAAAACCCCTGTATGTCAATTCAGGCAACACATAATTTCCAAATCATTCAATTAACAATGTTGCATTAGCCAATTTCAGCATATTTCGGAACCTAACTTTGTCGCTGCACATCATTTCTTGATCGAGACCAACAATTCACAGTAAGAACCAGCCACTTATCCAAGCTACAAATTCCTTATTCAAGTCCTTTTTTCTCATAAGAACCATCTCTAAGTCCTTTTTTCCAAGCCATACAAACTccccaaattccatcgtttattGTTGTTGTACGAAACTCGAAAGAGCTCCATTTctataaataaaaacaaagaattaACAATCATCAGTTCATGGGGCTTCAAACAGGTCCAGACCAGCACACCATGGACATAAAAACATTTTGCAAAAAAAATTACCACATTAAGAATGGAATAGGAAAAGATGTGTGTTTTGATCCATTTCCTTCTGCTTTCCTTTTCTAAATTTTTTCTGCATCTACTTAAACTGGTCTAAGTCTCAAACTTCTACTTATACAAGTCATGTAAAATCTGCTGTTGTATCATCATGTTGTTACTAGgaagagttgagtttaactcgaaAACATAACCAACATTAAATCATatcaataaataaaaattgaaccGAAAATTACTTACCGCTGATATGGTCGCGAGCAAGTTGATCCAATTCCTCAGGGTCCATATCATAAAGGTATGCATCTTCACCAGAAAGATAAACTGTTGTGAAGACTCCAAGATCTTTTATAAGCTTCTCAACATGTTTGGAATGTTCTCTTAGCCCAGCTATCCTAGATGCCATTAAATGTGGACgcattttgttcttatcattctTAAAGTGAGTAAGCACACTACAATATAATATGCAAAACAACAGAACCTATGTCTCGAACATTTGTTacatttcattttcttctttgttttcattcattcatttattATTTGAAATTCTGAACGGGGTACGAAATGAGTGTTCTTGGATAGGTAAAAGCAATACTAACATTCTAACTACACTTGTAATTTTCTTTCTATATACAATATGAAATAACAAGATCAATCCAAGTGATTAGTTTTCAAACCTTGTAACCGTTATTAGAAACAAATCCCTCACGCTCCCATCCGGAATGGTTGGTATCTTCACTCTCTTTATAACAAACTCAAGCTCACATAAAACCATTGTCACATCTGCCAAAATTGATCAAAATTAacacctaattccaatttttttgACTTCACCAATAAACCTTGATTCAAACCCATTTCTAAGGTTGCATAACTAGGAAGAGCAAGCCAGTTAAATGCCCCAAACCCCTAAATTTGGAACTCCAAATTCTCAAATAcaagataaaaattaaaaacACAAATCCAAATTCTAAAGTAAAAATTGATCGAGATTATTATCATGCAATAATCTATATCATTATGTTTGTAGATTCCTTAGGAAGAGAGGATCTTAATACACAACGAGATTCAGTtgttaaaatgaaaataaaaaacacaaCAAAAATATAGATTCCTTACCAGATCAATAAAACCCCCAACGACAAACGAAATAAAAATTGAAGccaaatgaaaaaaaagaaaaacgaatCCTGGATCGCCTTTAAGTTTGTAGAGCTCCTTCCCTGTGTAAAATCTCATGTGCTTCAAAATCCTAAGAAAACAA
The nucleotide sequence above comes from Papaver somniferum cultivar HN1 chromosome 8, ASM357369v1, whole genome shotgun sequence. Encoded proteins:
- the LOC113303259 gene encoding uncharacterized protein LOC113303259 is translated as MVLCELEFVIKRVKIPTIPDGSVRDLFLITVTRIAGLREHSKHVEKLIKDLGVFTTVYLSGEDAYLYDMDPEELDQLARDHISEMELFRVSYNNNKRWNLGSLYGLEKRT